From a region of the Janthinobacterium sp. 61 genome:
- a CDS encoding SiaB family protein kinase, whose translation MLYEEFNEFWDVARKRNIIFFYVGYFSQHVVSAISETIKARLDTAGAAGPTRRRIFSSFIEMSQNIMHYSADSLTPDAQLDQQMRRGSFCIGTRGDSFFLLCANPVSTDNVAQIRTRLEPLHSMTMEEIRLAYKKALREEAPSDSKGAGLGFLTMARDASEPLEFEFVQDPQEPGHTIFCIKAII comes from the coding sequence GTGCTGTACGAAGAATTCAACGAGTTTTGGGATGTGGCGCGCAAGCGCAACATCATCTTTTTTTACGTGGGCTATTTCTCGCAGCACGTGGTGAGCGCCATTTCCGAAACCATCAAGGCGCGCCTCGACACGGCCGGCGCGGCCGGGCCGACGCGGCGGCGCATCTTTTCCTCGTTCATCGAGATGTCGCAAAACATCATGCACTATTCGGCGGACAGCCTGACGCCCGATGCGCAGCTGGACCAGCAGATGCGGCGCGGCTCGTTTTGCATCGGCACGCGCGGCGACAGCTTTTTTCTGCTGTGCGCCAACCCCGTCTCGACGGACAACGTGGCGCAGATCCGCACCCGCCTGGAGCCGCTGCACAGCATGACGATGGAAGAAATCCGCCTCGCCTACAAGAAAGCCCTGCGCGAGGAAGCACCGTCCGACAGCAAGGGCGCGGGCCTGGGTTTCCTCACCATGGCGCGCGATGCCAGCGAGCCGCTGGAATTCGAATTCGTCCAGGATCCCCAGGAGCCGGGGCACACCATCTTCTGCATCAAAGCCATCATTTGA
- a CDS encoding DUF1987 domain-containing protein — translation MQLPSPLFIAATPSSPEIDFRFEQHTLSIKGESYPENAAAFYGPLIAAVRAYLDGCHESAITVNVSLAYFNSSSTKMLFTLFDILNQAAVEGNQVRLNWYHDEDDDTILEFGQELQQDFTALDFHDHPVQGS, via the coding sequence ATGCAATTACCGTCACCACTGTTCATCGCCGCGACCCCGAGTTCGCCCGAAATCGACTTCCGTTTCGAGCAGCACACCCTGTCAATCAAGGGCGAGTCATATCCGGAAAACGCGGCCGCCTTCTATGGCCCGTTGATCGCCGCCGTGCGCGCCTACCTGGACGGCTGCCACGAGAGCGCCATCACCGTCAACGTCTCGCTGGCCTACTTCAACAGCTCCAGCACGAAGATGCTGTTTACCCTGTTCGACATCCTGAACCAGGCAGCAGTGGAGGGCAATCAAGTGCGCCTGAACTGGTATCACGATGAAGACGATGACACGATCCTGGAATTTGGCCAGGAGCTGCAGCAGGACTTTACGGCCCTCGACTTCCACGACCATCCCGTGCAAGGCAGCTAG
- a CDS encoding GGDEF domain-containing protein, which translates to MHAAISESALEPDLFTVEAAALAAARRMHADVHASGEAQRRVLGELINHYERLMRETRRLIGRSDRAERDMHLLNRQLQTLAGQLEYRATHDPLTGALNRGAVIEHASRCLAQGDMALIVLDIDLFKQVNDDFGHPAGDGVIQAVVDCLKGLLGQETAIGRVGGEEFSVVWPTSSRDDAATVAQRICESVGRQRHAAPITRAITVSVGLSWNRAGTAFETAYSHADQALYQAKREGRNCVRQWLES; encoded by the coding sequence ATGCACGCCGCCATCTCCGAGTCCGCCCTGGAACCCGACCTGTTCACCGTGGAAGCGGCGGCGCTTGCTGCCGCGCGTCGCATGCACGCCGACGTCCATGCCAGCGGCGAGGCGCAGCGCCGCGTGCTCGGTGAACTGATCAATCACTACGAACGGCTGATGCGCGAGACGCGGCGCCTGATCGGCCGCAGCGACCGCGCCGAGCGCGACATGCATTTGCTGAACCGGCAATTGCAAACCCTGGCCGGCCAGCTTGAATATCGCGCCACGCACGACCCGCTGACGGGCGCCCTGAACCGCGGCGCCGTGATAGAGCATGCCTCGCGCTGCCTGGCCCAGGGCGACATGGCCCTGATCGTGCTCGACATCGACCTGTTCAAGCAGGTCAACGACGATTTTGGCCACCCGGCCGGCGACGGCGTGATCCAGGCCGTGGTCGACTGCCTGAAGGGCTTGCTAGGACAGGAAACGGCCATCGGCCGGGTCGGCGGTGAAGAATTTTCCGTGGTCTGGCCCACCTCTTCGCGCGACGACGCGGCGACAGTGGCGCAGCGCATCTGCGAGAGCGTCGGCCGCCAGCGACATGCGGCGCCCATCACGCGGGCCATCACCGTCAGCGTGGGCCTGAGCTGGAACCGCGCCGGAACAGCCTTCGAGACGGCCTACAGCCATGCGGACCAGGCCCTGTACCAGGCCAAGCGCGAAGGACGTAACTGCGTGCGCCAGTGGCTGGAAAGCTGA
- a CDS encoding ABC transporter substrate-binding protein, producing the protein MKQASMARLLAVALLMPALAAAAGLRIVGEHLPPSSMMEGNVVVGRETTKVRDIMARAGIAHSIELLPWKRAYAQALREADTCIFSTTRTQEREAQFRWIGPLNEAEWILYGLAERHLTLRTLADARGLVIGTVLGDARDDYLRQHGLSVAPVTQEWLNPQKLLLGRIDLWAVGMAVGSKPFVGKEWEGKVEPLLTFNRVQTYLACNLKVPEAQVAAMQRAAAAMRRDGSMAREPGR; encoded by the coding sequence ATGAAACAAGCAAGCATGGCACGGCTGCTGGCAGTGGCGCTGCTGATGCCGGCGCTGGCCGCGGCGGCTGGCCTGCGCATCGTTGGCGAGCACTTGCCGCCATCGAGCATGATGGAAGGCAATGTCGTTGTCGGACGCGAAACCACGAAGGTGCGCGACATCATGGCGCGCGCCGGCATCGCCCACAGTATCGAATTACTGCCGTGGAAGCGCGCGTATGCGCAGGCGCTGCGCGAAGCCGACACCTGCATCTTTTCCACCACCCGCACGCAAGAGCGCGAAGCGCAATTTCGCTGGATCGGCCCCCTCAACGAAGCGGAGTGGATACTGTATGGCCTGGCCGAGCGGCATCTGACGCTGCGCACGCTAGCCGATGCGCGCGGCCTGGTGATCGGTACGGTGCTGGGCGACGCGCGCGACGACTACCTGCGCCAGCATGGCCTGAGCGTGGCGCCCGTGACGCAGGAGTGGCTCAATCCGCAAAAACTGTTGCTTGGGCGCATAGATCTGTGGGCCGTGGGCATGGCGGTGGGCAGCAAGCCGTTTGTCGGCAAGGAGTGGGAGGGCAAGGTGGAACCGCTGCTGACCTTTAATCGCGTGCAGACTTACCTGGCCTGCAACCTCAAGGTGCCCGAGGCGCAGGTGGCTGCCATGCAGCGCGCCGCTGCCGCCATGCGCCGCGACGGCAGCATGGCGCGCGAGCCTGGCCGCTGA
- the selB gene encoding selenocysteine-specific translation elongation factor: MIVGTAGHIDHGKTTLTRALTGVHTDRLKEEQARGISIELGYAYLPLADGTVLGVIDVPGHEKFIRTMASGVTGIDFALLVVAADDGIMPQTYEHLAILQLLGVTRGAVALTKIDRADSARVAQVEAEIEALLAGTPLVGSPIFPTAASRDNDAGVAALLAHLTQVSRSLPQRDERRLFRLGVDRVFTLSGQGTIVTGTALAGMARVGDTLQLAPGGASARVRSIHAQNRAAETGMAGQRLALNLAGIDRERIERGNWIVAPELAQCSERIDVELTLLPDAGVQLKAWSPLHVHLGAAHQLARAVMLDGETLSPGQTGRVQLVFDAPMHGVPGDRFVVRNAQATQTVGGGMVLDPFGPARKRRSPARFAWLDALAAFVAQGDYAALLAQSPLGLRESLLVRLSLLPANAIALPADTRRIALRGGDALLLAPAAQAALEERVLAALAVFHARAPDEAGPELWRLKRIVDAEMEDALWSHLVEGLLARGELQARGASLHLPTHSVELTPQEQTVAEPLLAALLQGRFEPAWTRDLARDFGLAEDETRKLLRKLAKAGQISQVVHDLFYHQAALAELAQLVRELAQGAEEGGGLPAGSGAVGAATFRDASGLGRKRAIQVLEFFDRVGYTRRVGNGHLLCPQALWSYSAALPNS, translated from the coding sequence ATGATCGTCGGTACCGCAGGCCATATCGACCATGGCAAGACGACGCTCACGCGGGCGCTGACGGGCGTGCACACGGACCGCCTGAAGGAAGAGCAGGCGCGCGGCATCTCGATTGAACTTGGTTATGCCTATCTGCCGCTGGCGGACGGCACGGTGCTGGGCGTGATCGACGTGCCCGGCCACGAAAAATTCATCCGCACCATGGCTTCCGGCGTGACGGGCATCGACTTTGCCCTGCTGGTGGTGGCGGCCGACGATGGCATCATGCCGCAGACGTACGAGCACCTGGCCATCCTGCAGTTGCTGGGCGTGACGCGGGGCGCCGTGGCGCTGACCAAGATCGACCGCGCCGACAGCGCCCGCGTGGCGCAGGTGGAAGCGGAGATCGAGGCGCTGCTGGCCGGCACGCCATTGGTGGGCAGCCCGATTTTCCCCACGGCCGCCAGCCGCGACAACGATGCCGGCGTGGCCGCCTTGCTGGCGCACTTGACGCAAGTGTCGCGCAGCTTGCCACAGCGCGATGAACGACGTTTGTTCCGCCTGGGCGTGGACCGCGTGTTTACCTTGTCGGGACAGGGCACCATCGTCACCGGCACGGCGCTGGCCGGCATGGCCAGGGTGGGGGACACCCTGCAGCTGGCACCCGGCGGCGCAAGCGCGCGCGTGCGCAGCATCCATGCGCAAAACCGCGCAGCCGAGACGGGCATGGCGGGCCAGCGCCTGGCGCTGAACCTGGCCGGCATCGACCGCGAACGCATCGAACGGGGCAACTGGATCGTCGCGCCGGAACTGGCGCAATGCTCGGAGCGTATCGACGTGGAACTGACTTTGCTGCCCGACGCCGGCGTGCAATTGAAAGCCTGGTCGCCGCTGCACGTGCATCTGGGCGCAGCGCACCAACTGGCGCGCGCCGTCATGCTCGATGGCGAGACGCTGTCGCCGGGGCAGACGGGGAGAGTGCAGCTGGTATTCGACGCCCCCATGCACGGCGTGCCGGGCGACCGTTTCGTCGTGCGCAATGCGCAAGCGACGCAGACGGTGGGCGGCGGCATGGTGCTCGACCCGTTCGGCCCCGCGCGAAAGCGGCGCAGCCCGGCCAGGTTTGCCTGGCTCGATGCCCTCGCTGCCTTTGTCGCGCAGGGCGACTATGCGGCGCTGCTGGCGCAAAGCCCGCTGGGCTTGCGCGAGTCGCTGCTGGTGCGCCTGTCGCTGCTGCCGGCGAACGCCATCGCGCTGCCGGCCGATACGCGGCGCATCGCCCTGCGCGGTGGCGATGCCCTGCTGCTGGCGCCGGCGGCGCAGGCCGCGCTGGAAGAGCGCGTGCTGGCCGCCCTGGCGGTGTTCCACGCGCGCGCACCCGATGAAGCGGGGCCGGAACTGTGGCGCCTGAAGCGCATCGTCGACGCAGAGATGGAAGACGCCTTGTGGAGCCATCTGGTCGAAGGCTTGCTGGCGCGCGGCGAGCTCCAGGCGCGCGGCGCCAGCCTGCATCTGCCGACGCACAGCGTGGAACTGACGCCGCAGGAGCAAACGGTGGCCGAGCCCTTGCTGGCGGCTTTGCTGCAGGGGCGCTTCGAGCCGGCGTGGACGCGCGACCTGGCGCGCGACTTCGGCCTGGCCGAGGACGAAACGCGCAAGCTACTTCGTAAACTTGCCAAGGCAGGGCAGATCAGTCAGGTGGTGCACGACCTGTTTTATCACCAGGCGGCGCTTGCCGAGCTGGCGCAACTGGTGCGGGAATTGGCGCAAGGGGCGGAAGAGGGTGGCGGCTTGCCGGCCGGCAGTGGCGCCGTCGGGGCGGCGACCTTCCGCGACGCCAGCGGCCTGGGCCGCAAGCGTGCGATCCAGGTCTTGGAATTCTTTGACCGCGTCGGTTATACTCGCCGTGTTGGCAATGGGCATCTATTGTGCCCGCAAGCACTGTGGTCCTATAGTGCAGCCTTGCCCAACAGCTAG
- the selA gene encoding L-seryl-tRNA(Sec) selenium transferase, with translation MTTGQTVRLPSVDRILGDAACLALIAHYGRAQTLACARAVLAELRAAMLAGAVCEEGASLAAIVAQMAERLQARSRSQLRAVFNLTGTVLHTNLGRALLPDAAVQAVVEALQWPMNLEFDLETGKRGDRDDLVEELLRELTGAEAATIVNNNAAAVLLMLNTLAQNKEVVVSRGELVEIGGAFRIPDVMTRAGAVLREVGSTNRTHLADYANGVNEDTALLMKVHCSNYAITGFTKSVELDELVPLASKHGVPTAVDLGSGTLVDLAQYGLPHETTVRETIAAGADLVTFSGDKLLGGPQCGVIVGRADLIAKIKRNPLKRALRVGKLTLAALAPVLQLYRAPDLLAERLTTLRLLTRAAGAMRAQAELLLPQLQSVLGAAYVVTAEAMKSQIGSGALPVDQLPSFGLAIRSAPGSRLSNPLGMLEQRLRALPCPVIGRIGQEALWLDLRCLEAAHETAFIAQLDELSA, from the coding sequence ATGACGACGGGGCAAACCGTGCGCCTGCCGTCGGTCGACCGCATATTGGGCGACGCGGCTTGCCTCGCCCTGATTGCGCACTACGGCCGCGCGCAAACATTGGCCTGCGCGCGCGCCGTGCTGGCGGAACTGCGCGCGGCCATGCTGGCCGGTGCAGTCTGCGAAGAGGGCGCATCGCTTGCTGCCATCGTCGCGCAAATGGCCGAGCGGCTGCAGGCCCGATCACGCTCGCAGCTGCGCGCCGTGTTCAACCTGACGGGCACCGTGCTGCATACGAATCTGGGCCGCGCGCTGCTGCCCGACGCCGCCGTGCAAGCCGTGGTGGAAGCGCTGCAGTGGCCGATGAACCTGGAGTTCGACCTGGAAACGGGCAAGCGCGGCGACCGCGACGACCTGGTCGAGGAATTGCTGCGCGAACTGACGGGAGCAGAAGCGGCTACCATCGTCAACAACAATGCGGCCGCCGTGCTGCTGATGCTCAATACCCTGGCGCAGAATAAAGAGGTCGTCGTCTCGCGCGGCGAACTGGTGGAAATCGGCGGCGCCTTCCGCATCCCCGACGTGATGACGCGCGCGGGCGCCGTGCTGCGCGAAGTGGGCAGCACCAACCGCACCCACCTGGCCGATTACGCCAATGGCGTGAATGAGGACACGGCCCTCTTGATGAAGGTCCATTGCAGCAATTACGCGATCACCGGTTTCACGAAAAGCGTGGAACTCGACGAACTCGTGCCGCTGGCATCCAAACACGGCGTGCCGACGGCCGTGGACCTGGGCAGCGGCACTCTGGTCGACCTGGCGCAATACGGCCTGCCACATGAAACGACGGTGCGCGAAACCATAGCAGCCGGCGCCGACCTGGTGACCTTCAGCGGCGATAAATTGCTGGGCGGGCCCCAATGCGGCGTCATCGTCGGGCGCGCCGACCTGATCGCGAAGATCAAGCGCAACCCCTTGAAACGTGCGCTGCGTGTGGGCAAGCTGACCCTGGCCGCATTGGCCCCGGTGCTGCAGCTGTACCGCGCGCCGGACTTGCTGGCCGAACGCCTGACCACCTTGCGCCTGCTGACGCGCGCCGCCGGCGCCATGCGCGCGCAAGCCGAGCTGCTGCTGCCGCAGTTGCAAAGCGTGCTCGGTGCTGCCTACGTGGTCACCGCCGAAGCCATGAAAAGCCAGATCGGCAGCGGCGCCTTGCCCGTCGACCAGCTGCCCAGCTTTGGCCTGGCCATCCGCAGCGCCCCCGGCTCGCGCCTGAGCAATCCATTGGGAATGCTGGAGCAGCGCCTGCGCGCCTTGCCGTGCCCCGTCATCGGGCGCATCGGCCAGGAAGCGCTGTGGCTGGACCTGCGCTGCCTGGAAGCGGCGCACGAGACGGCCTTCATCGCGCAGCTCGACGAGTTGTCCGCATGA
- the fdhE gene encoding formate dehydrogenase accessory protein FdhE, which produces MVQRILQPGEIEGLDHNAIPRLLLPQPDSLFKARALRLRELAQGKIKGIPVDAGMQGYLVLMAALADAQAAVVGKLAPGAVPAADPDALRRAMQHRMPVLPVNGARPPVWRDIFASLLDELAATAASQPALSGGLTQVLAQLRALDAPALDACADAVLDENGDNLNPMHAPFVAAALQILWSVSASELRAARVPDLETGTLCPVCGSHPVASVIRIGGQSQGYRYLHCGICESEWHMVRVKCSTCEQNGKIAYQGLDAADAKPFDPVAAKDDKLPNKANDPKKVARAETCDDCHTYRKVFNQEHDYNVEPLADDLASLMLDLLVGEAGYQRASGNPLLWLGKNDSSEDPQP; this is translated from the coding sequence TTGGTACAACGCATTCTTCAGCCAGGCGAAATCGAAGGCCTGGACCACAACGCGATTCCGCGCCTGCTGCTGCCGCAGCCTGACAGCCTGTTCAAGGCGCGCGCCTTGCGCTTGCGCGAACTGGCGCAAGGCAAGATCAAGGGCATCCCCGTGGACGCGGGCATGCAGGGCTACCTGGTGCTGATGGCCGCGCTGGCCGATGCGCAGGCCGCCGTGGTGGGGAAACTTGCGCCCGGCGCCGTGCCTGCCGCCGACCCCGACGCGCTGCGCCGCGCGATGCAGCACCGCATGCCGGTGCTGCCCGTGAATGGCGCCCGTCCGCCCGTCTGGCGCGACATCTTTGCCAGCCTGCTCGATGAACTGGCCGCCACGGCAGCCAGCCAGCCGGCATTATCGGGCGGCCTGACCCAGGTGCTGGCGCAGTTGCGCGCGCTCGACGCGCCAGCGCTAGACGCCTGCGCCGATGCCGTGCTCGATGAAAACGGCGACAACCTGAACCCCATGCACGCGCCGTTCGTCGCCGCCGCGCTGCAGATTTTATGGTCGGTGTCGGCCAGCGAATTGCGCGCCGCGCGCGTTCCGGACCTGGAAACGGGCACACTGTGCCCCGTCTGCGGTTCGCACCCCGTCGCCAGCGTAATCCGCATCGGCGGCCAGTCCCAGGGCTACCGCTACCTGCACTGCGGCATCTGCGAAAGCGAATGGCATATGGTGCGCGTGAAGTGCTCCACCTGCGAACAGAATGGCAAGATCGCCTACCAGGGCCTGGACGCGGCCGACGCAAAGCCGTTCGACCCCGTGGCGGCGAAGGACGACAAATTGCCCAACAAGGCGAATGATCCGAAGAAGGTGGCGCGCGCGGAAACATGCGACGATTGCCATACTTATCGCAAGGTCTTCAACCAGGAACACGATTACAACGTCGAGCCGCTGGCCGACGACCTGGCCAGCCTGATGCTTGACCTGCTGGTGGGCGAAGCGGGCTACCAGCGCGCCAGCGGCAATCCGCTGCTGTGGCTGGGGAAGAACGACAGCAGCGAGGACCCGCAGCCATGA
- a CDS encoding formate dehydrogenase subunit gamma: MSHNDLHDGKRYDKDGNPLIQRYDPNERTNHWVTAITFVMLALSGLAMFHPSMAWLANLFGGGQWTRILHPFAGLVMFVSFAILVVRFWHHNKFEDGDKQWLKQMDDVLNNREEKLPKIGKYNAGQKILFFVLLASMIGLLLSGIVIWRAYFAFYFPIDVVRFAALLHATCAFAIICAIIVHIYAALWVKGSIGAMVRGTVTYGWARKHHPKWFEAVIRNSKD; the protein is encoded by the coding sequence ATGAGCCACAATGACCTGCATGATGGAAAGCGGTACGACAAGGATGGCAACCCGCTGATTCAGCGCTACGATCCGAACGAGCGCACGAACCATTGGGTGACCGCCATCACCTTCGTCATGCTGGCCCTGTCCGGCCTGGCCATGTTCCATCCCTCGATGGCGTGGCTGGCGAACCTGTTCGGCGGCGGCCAATGGACGCGCATCTTGCATCCGTTTGCCGGCCTGGTGATGTTTGTCTCGTTCGCCATCCTGGTGGTGCGCTTCTGGCACCACAACAAGTTCGAGGACGGCGACAAGCAGTGGCTGAAACAGATGGACGACGTGCTCAACAACCGCGAGGAAAAGCTTCCGAAGATCGGCAAATACAATGCCGGCCAGAAGATCCTGTTCTTCGTGCTGCTGGCAAGCATGATTGGCCTGTTGCTGTCTGGCATCGTGATCTGGCGCGCGTACTTTGCGTTCTACTTCCCGATCGACGTGGTGCGTTTTGCCGCCTTGTTGCATGCCACTTGTGCTTTTGCCATCATCTGCGCCATCATCGTGCATATCTATGCGGCGCTGTGGGTCAAGGGCTCGATCGGCGCCATGGTGCGCGGTACCGTCACCTATGGCTGGGCGCGCAAGCACCATCCGAAGTGGTTTGAGGCTGTCATTCGCAACAGCAAAGACTGA
- the fdxH gene encoding formate dehydrogenase subunit beta: MALQSLDIRRLSATTVTPPQARSPVTGTVAKLIDVSKCIGCKACQTACMEWNDLRDEVGENHGTYDNPTDLTPQSWTVMRFAEHENNDGNLEWLIRKDGCMHCEDPGCLKACPAPGAIVQYTNGIVDFHQENCIGCGYCVAGCPFDVPRISKKDDRAYKCTLCSDRVAVGQEPACVKTCPTGAIVFGTKEDMKVHAEERIVDLKSRGFENAGLYDPLGVGGTHVMYVLHHADKPKLYSNLPERPRISPMVGFWKGWSKPLAVAGMAATALAGFFHYTRVGPNEVSKDEEREALEEAKRIREEDHEPQ; this comes from the coding sequence ATGGCACTGCAATCCTTAGATATCCGGCGCCTGTCGGCTACCACGGTGACGCCGCCGCAAGCGCGCAGCCCGGTGACGGGCACCGTTGCCAAGCTGATCGATGTGTCGAAATGCATCGGCTGCAAGGCTTGCCAGACGGCGTGCATGGAATGGAACGACTTGCGCGATGAAGTCGGCGAAAACCATGGCACCTATGACAATCCGACGGACTTGACGCCGCAATCGTGGACGGTGATGCGTTTTGCCGAACACGAAAACAACGACGGCAACCTCGAGTGGCTGATCCGCAAGGATGGCTGCATGCACTGCGAGGACCCGGGCTGCCTGAAGGCCTGTCCGGCGCCGGGCGCCATCGTGCAATACACGAACGGTATTGTCGATTTCCACCAGGAAAACTGCATCGGCTGCGGCTACTGCGTGGCTGGCTGTCCTTTCGACGTGCCCCGCATTTCGAAAAAGGACGACCGCGCCTACAAGTGCACGCTCTGCTCGGACCGCGTGGCCGTGGGCCAGGAACCGGCCTGCGTGAAAACCTGTCCGACGGGCGCCATCGTTTTCGGCACCAAGGAAGACATGAAGGTGCATGCGGAAGAGCGCATCGTCGACCTGAAGTCGCGCGGTTTCGAAAACGCGGGCCTGTACGATCCGCTGGGCGTGGGCGGCACGCACGTGATGTACGTGCTGCACCATGCCGACAAGCCGAAGCTGTATTCGAACTTGCCGGAACGCCCGCGGATCAGCCCGATGGTGGGCTTCTGGAAGGGCTGGTCCAAGCCGCTGGCCGTGGCCGGCATGGCTGCCACGGCGCTGGCAGGCTTCTTCCATTACACGCGTGTCGGTCCGAACGAAGTGAGCAAGGACGAAGAGCGCGAAGCGCTGGAAGAGGCCAAGCGCATCCGGGAGGAAGACCATGAGCCACAATGA